The proteins below come from a single Stomoxys calcitrans chromosome 1, idStoCalc2.1, whole genome shotgun sequence genomic window:
- the LOC106085510 gene encoding glycine--tRNA ligase, with protein sequence MSFQLLKAVLQTRTQLTSKVYRIGVVFQRQHREFASASLFSDVRKTASDEIHCVAGRRGDLLSLLYSTKRFKSAQAKEDKSSTVWGSKKSKRNVRLQLKDIMSNSDTEAQLAPLRAAVQEQGNIVRELKANGAPEIDVKKAVAELKLRKKVLEDKELELTPSVVNFDRSKMEDLLKRRFFYDQSFAIYGGITGQYDFGPMGCALKSNILSLWRQFFSLEEQMLEVDCSILTPEPVLKASGHVDRFADLMVKDVKTGECFRLDHLIKNALEKLSKEKTATAKLKAECEDIVIKLDGMTKQEMADVLAKYNIKSPLTGNDLTEPIEFNLMFATQIGPTGLVKGFLRPETAQGIFVNFKRLLEFNQGKLPFAVAQIGNSFRNEISPRSGLIRVREFTMAEIEHFCDPTQKDHSKFENVASTQMTLYSACNQMDGKSAQKISIGDAVKSGLVANETLGYYMARIHQFLLTIGIKAECLRFRQHMSNEMAHYACDCWDGECLTSYGWVECVGCADRSAYDLGQHMAATGVRLVAEKRLPAPKTIEVSEIVPNKQALGKTFKKDAKAITDALAKLSLDEVKAVEQQLNEAQEYNLTTGEGSSFKLTPDTIAVKHSSKTVHVEEIIPSVVEPSFGIGRIMYALLEQNFLCRDGDEQRCYFTLPSVVAPLKCSILPLSNNAEFQPYTRQLSSALTKAELSHKVDDSSGSIGRRYARTDEIAIPFGITVDFDTLKEPPTVTLRDRNSMKQVRVDINEVIEVVKDLSLGRLEWTQVLEKYPLFEQQETTTK encoded by the coding sequence ATGTCTTTTCAGCTTCTGAAGGCAGTTCTTCAAACGCGAACACAATTAACATCGAAAGTCTATAGAATCGGTGTGGTTTTCCAAAGGCAACATAGAGAATTTGCCAGCGCATCATTGTTCAGTGACGTACGGAAAACGGCAAGTGACGAAATACATTGCGTTGCTGGTAGAAGAGGAGATTTGTTATCCTTACTGTATTCGACTAAGCGGTTTAAGAGTGCTCAggccaaagaagacaaatcatCTACTGTTTGGGGTTCCAAAAAGTCTAAACGAAACGTAAGGTTACAACTGAAAGACATCATGAGCAATTCCGATACGGAAGCCCAATTGGCCCCCTTAAGGGCTGCCGTTCAGGAGCAAGGCAATATAGTTAGGGAGCTGAAAGCGAATGGAGCACCTGAAATCGACGTGAAAAAGGCAGTGGCCGAACTGAAACTTAGGAAGAAAGTGTTGGAAGACAAAGAACTGGAATTGACCCCGTCAGTGGTGAACTTCGATCGCTCGAAAATGGAAGATTTGCTAAAGCGTCGCTTCTTCTATGATCAAAGTTTCGCTATTTATGGTGGCATTACTGGCCAATACGATTTTGGTCCAATGGGTTGTGCTTTGAAATCCAATATCCTGAGTCTGTGGCGTCAATTCTTCAGTCTGGAGGAACAGATGCTGGAAGTGGATTGTTCCATTTTAACTCCAGAACCTGTGCTTAAGGCCTCCGGACATGTGGATCGTTTTGCTGATTTAATGGTAAAAGATGTCAAGACTGGTGAGTGCTTCCGTTTGGACCATTTGATTAAGAATGCTTTGGAAAAGCTCTCCAAAGAGAAAACAGCCACTGCAAAATTGAAGGCGGAATGTGAAGACATTGTCATCAAATTGGATGGTATGACTAAACAAGAAATGGCGGATGTCTTGGCCAAATACAACATCAAATCTCCCTTGACTGGCAATGACTTGACAGAGCCCATAGAATTTAATCTCATGTTTGCCACTCAAATTGGTCCTACTGGTCTGGTGAAGGGTTTCTTGCGTCCCGAGACGGCACAAGGCATTTTTGTCAATTTCAAACGCCTGCTGGAATTTAATCAAGGTAAATTGCCCTTTGCTGTGGCCCAAATTGGTAACTCCTTCCGTAATGAAATTTCTCCCCGCTCTGGTTTGATACGTGTACGAGAGTTTACCATGGCCGAAATCGAGCATTTTTGTGATCCCACTCAAAAGGACcattccaaatttgaaaatgtcgCCTCTACACAAATGACCTTGTATTCGGCCTGCAATCAAATGGATGGCAAGTCTGCACAAAAAATCTCAATTGGTGACGCTGTGAAATCTGGCTTGGTGGCAAATGAGACTTTGGGTTACTACATGGCTCGTATTCATCAATTTTTGCTGACCATTGGtattaaagcagaatgtttgcgTTTCCGCCAGCACATGAGCAATGAAATGGCCCACTATGCTTGTGACTGCTGGGATGGCGAGTGCCTGACGAGTTATGGTTGGGTTGAATGTGTCGGTTGTGCTGATCGTTCGGCCTATGACTTGGGCCAACATATGGCAGCCACCGGTGTACGTTTGGTAGCTGAGAAACGCTTGCCAGCTCCCAAGACTATTGAGGTTTCCGAGATCGTACCTAACAAGCAGGCCTTGGGTAAGACTTTCAAAAAGGATGCCAAAGCCATTACAGATGCTTTGGCCAAACTCTCATTGGATGAGGTTAAGGCTGTGGAGCAACAATTGAATGAAGCCCAAGAATATAACTTGACCACCGGAGAGGGTTCCTCGTTTAAGCTGACTCCAGACACAATTGCCGTGAAACACTCTTCAAAGACAGTGCATGTGGAGGAAATCATACCCAGTGTGGTAGAACCCTCATTTGGCATTGGACGCATAATGTATGCTTTATTGGAGCAAAACTTCCTGTGCCGTGATGGTGATGAGCAACGTTGCTATTTCACCCTACCCTCAGTTGTTGCACCTTTGAAATGCTCCATCTTGCCCTTGTCCAACAATGCAGAATTCCAGCCTTATACACGTCAGCTGTCTTCGGCTCTAACAAAAGCCGAACTTTCGCATAAGGTTGATGATTCCAGCGGTTCCATTGGACGTCGTTATGCTCGTACCGATGAAATTGCCATTCCCTTTGGTATTACTGTAGATTTTGACACCTTGAAAGAACCGCCCACTGTAACTTTGAGAGATCGCAACAGTATGAAACAAGTTCGTGTGGATATCAATGAAGTCATCGAGGTGGTTAAAGATTTGTCTCTTGGGCGACTTGAATGGACCCAGGTGTTGGAGAAATATCCCTTGTTTGAGCAGCAAGAGACCACAACTAAGTAA